The following coding sequences are from one Triticum aestivum cultivar Chinese Spring chromosome 5A, IWGSC CS RefSeq v2.1, whole genome shotgun sequence window:
- the LOC123102345 gene encoding syntaxin-51 encodes MASSSDPWMKEYTEASKLVDDISSMIADRSSLPQSGPEIMRHTSAIRRKITILGTRLDSLVTLLSRIPPKSLTDKEMHKRQDALSNLKSKAKQMGTSFNVSNFANREDLLGQSKKAADDMSRVAGLDNQGIVGLQRQVMREQDEGLERLEETVLSTKHIALAVNEELTLHTRLIDDLEDHVDVTNSRLQRVQKRLAILNKRAKGGCSCMCLMLSVAAIVLLAVIVWLLIKYL; translated from the exons ATGGCATCATCTTCGGACCCATGGATGAAAGAGTACACTGAAGCATCTAAGCTTGTTGACGATATAAGTTCCATGATTGCCGATAGAAGTTCTCTTCCACAATCAGGCCCTGAAATTATGCGCCACACATCAGCCATTCGGAGAAAAATAACTATTCTTGGGACTAGACTGGATAGCTTGGTGACATTGTTGTCCAGGATTCCGCCAAAGTCACT CACTGACAAGGAGATGCATAAGCGCCAAGATGCACTTTCCAACTTGAAATCTAAAGCAAAACAGATGGGGACAAGTTTCAACGTGTCAAACTTTGCCAACAG GGAGGATTTGCTTGGTCAGAGTAAGAAAGCAGCTGATGATATGAGCAGAGTTGCTGGGTTAGACAACCAAGGGATTGTTGGCCTCCAGAGGCAAGTTATGAGAG AACAAGATGAGGGTCTCGAAAGGCTGGAGGAGACAGTCCTGAGCACAAAACATATTGCATTAGCAGTCAATGAAGAACTTACTCTGCATACAAGATTGATT GATGACTTGGAAGATCACGTCGACGTTACAAACTCCCGTCTTCAG CGTGTGCAAAAGAGGCTTGCAATTCTGAACAAGCGCGCCAAAGGTGGCTGCTCATGCATGTGCCTAATGCTCTCTGTTGCTGCCATAGTGCTGCTCGCGGTTATCGTTTGGCTTCTCATCAAGTACCTGTAA